The Platichthys flesus chromosome 5, fPlaFle2.1, whole genome shotgun sequence genome contains the following window.
GTTAATAGTCTTGTCTCATGGTTGGATGTGAACATATATCTCAATGTCCTGCTTTGTATGTTTTCTTGTAACAGTTGGAAGGAATGGATCAGGAAAAAGTAACTTCTTCTACGGTACGTCAGCCTCACTTTTCTACACAATAGTCACACATTGCTActttctcttgtttgttttctaaaacTGTTGCTCGCTCTGTTTTCATAGCCATCCAGTTTGTGCTCAGTGATGAGTTCAGCCACCTACGACCTGAGCAGCGTCTGGCCCTGCTCCATGTAAGTCCAGGCGAATATCGCACACACCTCGATTGCAGGCCATAATTTGTAGAGGTGTCTCTCTGACATGAGGCTTGTACAGACGTCTTGTGTTATGCCTGCTTGTGTTAACAAAAGCTTGTGTAACCTCCTAATGACTGGTGGATTATACAATTCTTAACAGGATTacgtttttttgttgttgaaataTGTAGTCTGTGTTGTAGCAgcttgaaaaaatgtattttaacatgttAATCCGTTAATATAAACATgtcattattgtgttttctcCCCCTGTCACTGTAGGAGGGAACTGGTCCACGtgtcatttctgcttttgtggAGATTATATTTGACAACTCTGACAACCGGCTGCCGGTAGGAATGGCAAAACTTTCCGATTGATCCTATTAATTGTGAACCCACAGATTCTTTCCAACTTGATATTGTTCTAACATTGCAGTAACCCTCTGAAGTAAAACCCTGTCTTTTGTGTGCATATCATAAATACTATCTATACAATCATGTCATTACATTTTAGTatctatataaaaaatatttaacagagGAAAAACTGTAATTCTCGACTTATTTAGACtcagataaaataaatgtaatttttcagGCAACTTTCCTCAACATAAGGTTCAAGCCACCGTTCTAAGTGGTATCATTACTATATTGTGCTATTCTgataatattttacattattcctATGACTGTTGTGATTAGTGTTTATAATGCAACCTCCAGTAGACAGTGCTTATTATTCTGACGATGAAGGCAGGGTGGTTGAACTAATCCAGAAATCAAAAGAGAGTGTCTTGACTGACGAAAAATATCTCTTCTTCCAGATTGACAAGGAGGAAGTCTCCCTTCGCCGTGTCATTGGTGCCAAGAAGGACCAGTACTTCTTAGACAAGAAGATGGTGACGTAAGTATTGCTGTGtggtgactgtttgtgtgtccttgtaatCACCGGAAATTACAACTCTGTGATCCCATGCAATCACTTGTTTGATGGCATCTGTTATTGTTGCAGTAAGAATGATGTCATGAACCTTCTGGAAAGTGCTGGCTTCTCCCGCAGTAACCCCTACTACATCGTCAAGCAGGGAAAGGTGAGAATGGAATGGGTGACAACCTCACACGCACAACAcatgagtgtgtcagtgttgtgtcatGTATTACAGTATGCAAACAGGGCTGGGAAATGTTCTGGTGTCTTAATTTGCCATGTATAATCAGAAATCGTCATCTGTTTAAGTTAATAAAACGGTACACCAAACAGCAGGGTATTTCTTCTTATgcattatttttcatgtttcacaCAGATCAACCAAATGGCCACGGCACCGGATTCCCAGCGTTTAAAGCTGCTGCGAGAGGTGGCAGGGACACGGGTGTACGATGAGCGCAAGGAGGAGAGTATTTCTCTCATGAAGGAGACAGGTAACAGTTTAGAACATCATTGTTTCTTAGACATTACTAAATAATTGTCTATTCGTTTTCATTCATAACAGGGTTTTTGGTTGCCAAATTGAGCCTTAGAAAAAGGTGCACactagggatgggcgttcgattaaatagtcttcatcgttCGTCaggagaattaatgacgaatttttgattaatcattaattCTCGATTTTAAAAaatcactatttataggctatattaaaatgaagtgaaaaaacaaagcgtgtttcctcattgagatcattattacaagatgaacaaaatatgcgaagccgtaatcttaagcagcggagccaACAGCTAGAAGCCGGAgctactaaacacaactgaccctcgttttttttttctccaaaataatataaaaataataatataaaaaacatcatgttaaacaacaacttaaccacaaatgtataatacttaggtctgacaggttttgccagatgtaactcaaaactattaAACAAGGCACtgagaaagcttcataaaaataaccagtaactcacatacaacctcAACACCAGCCTacaggtttgtgttgagaaagatgagcatgttaacattcccgAGGTTAGACacgaacgcagcctggtgaccgtcagtccagccgccgaataaactcgctctgaggggactgacgtccctgtgatacacaggtagctccgtgctaacttggctagcctggccgcggctccggtTTTTGCACTCCCCTCGTCCGTAATGCAGGCTTCTCGTCTCCCCAGTCTCTGGGATGGCTttgcagtattggcagtgaaccaagtcatattttaactcaaaatggtcccactctacacttcgccGTGActtcttcatgtttactttggaaatggaaatacacgttAACTCGCAGCAAGTCGCAGGTAACGGAGTAAGCCGTtggtgtttttttcaaacactgccccccgtggtcaaatgtgtaattagtgaatttctcgatgaaaaaataatttcctcgaggaaattcttaatgatcaattaatcgatcgtcgataaattatgcccatccctagtgcACACAGCATTTGGAATGACAGGCAAATAGACCGGAAAAAAACTGTTGCATTTAGGCTGATCAAACAGGATTCATCAATAAATCATTACCAGCGTGAAGTAATTTCGGTTCAGTAGAATTATGTTTGCCATTTTGAAACAACTTGGTGTTCGTCTTCCACAGAGGGTAAACGAGAGAAGATCAATGAACTGCTGAAGTACATCGAGGAGCGTCTGCACACCCTGGAGGACGAGAAGGAGGAGCTGGCTCAGTACCAGAAGTGGGACAAGATGAGAAGGGCCCTGGAGTATACCATCTACAACCAGGAGCTGAATGAAACCCGTGCCAAACTGGATGAGGTAACAGTATGGCTACAACGGGAATCGCCACTAGCCGCCACTCAGAATATTACAATACAGTACAAAATGCTGTTTCACTGAATCTTGATATGACTTCTGTTTTGTCCTCTTCACCAGCATTTTTTATGTCAAGTATCACACAGTCTTTTAAGCCATTTTAATAGATTATTTAATAAAGTTTCAGTGCCCATAGCCTGCACGCCAAAGATTTAGGTCTGGGATCTGTTGTGTACTGTTTACCAAACCAAGCTTTCCTCtttaacattctttttttttttttttttttttttttttgcagttgtcCTCCAAGAGGGAGACCTGTGGAGACAAATCCCGACAGCTGCGTGATGCTCAGCAAGATGCTAGAGACAAAGTAGAGGTAAAGAATTCAACCTTTTGAGTAATTATATCCATCTCTGGGATTAGGCTGGGGTATTATCTTTAACAgcttttagattttatttgtgtatttgtcatcCAGAAtagttttacatttgaataatttaataattggGAAATATTTTGTCAAAGTTTCACATGAACAAAATCTTTTAATCCATTCATGTCTCCCGAACCTGTCTTTGGTAAATAAATGACTAGGCATTTAATCACTGAAGAAGAAGTAAGTTGTTGTATTAACACTCGTTTGAATTAAGTCTCACAGcttgtttcattattttgtttctccttttctgtAGGAGACGGAGCGTGTTGTGAGGGAGCTGAAGTCCAAGATCTCTGccatgaaggaggagagagagcagctgtcgGCTGAGCGCCAGGAGCAGATCAAGCAGAGGACCAAGCTCGAGCTGAAGACCAAGGACCTGCAGGACGAGCTGGCAGGCAACAGCGAACAGAGGGTACGGAAGCCTCCCATCTGCGTCACTCCGCACACGTGATGCTGCACCAGCaacactccccctcctccccaacCCCCCATCCACTGCATCATCACTCTATGAAGACTGGGAtggttttctcttttcataTACTGCACTCTGCCTTGTTAGAAAGTGGAAAGAGGAGTTCCTGTTCACagtttcttcattttttaatgGAAGTCAAGGAAATAATAGCTTTTGAGagcattatcaatatattgagtaTTCTAAGTAATTAATTATATAGTCATTAAAATagtttaatttttcatttatcCAGAATCACCAGATAATACTTGTAAATGAGGAATTTACTAAATGAGCGATGATTAATTTCTTGCTGAACGCCTTAAAAAGCACCAAATAgtgaagtttttatttaaaagtcaaatttCCCTATAAAATAGATGTAATGTGCAGTTTTAGTTCTGAGTCTTCTAGCAGAACATTTGCTCGACTGTGGATAGGAGATAGAGCCGACTGAGAAAACTGAGGAAGCACCAGGCTGCATGTTAGACCTTTTTAGCCATAAGCTCCACTATACATCATTCCTGGCACAAGGTTTTGTGTACATAGCTGGCACACATAACTCTCCATATGGCCTGCAGTGTGTATGTTGGTGTGCACGTGTGTCTGAAGATGATAATCATACAAACGGCTTTATTGGCTCAGTCTCTGTGTGAACTGTCATGGGTCCATGGCAGCATGCCGGCTGGTGGTTGGATGGAGCCCACCTGGCTATGGCTGGCACAGCATCAGCCAAATATTATTGGAGCAAAGGGAAGCAGAACTGCGTCACTATCTGCTGATGGTCCCGGTTTGATCAGGTTTGAGTTGGCTTTCACATGCAGAGAGAAAAGTAGAGGATTTCATACCTGTGATAGGGCAACCCACCGTCATGTTTCAGAATATTctgaatggttgtttttttaacccaaTTATTAcccaaatataatttattataacTAATTATTTTGAGAAATATATATTCAACACACATTGTGCAGGAACTTAAAATTGAGATAAAATGCATTAGGAATTGATTACTTACTTTTCATCCTTCCACTTTAAACAATTCATCCATTTCATATACTTCCTCCTCCGAAGTTCTACATTTTGAAGATTCATTATACAACGTCATTTTCTTGCTCCTCCAGAAACGGCTGCTAAAGGAGCGTCAGAAGCTGCTGGAGAAAATTGAGGAAAAGCaaaaagagctgcaggagacagagcCCAAATTCAACatggtgaaagaaaaagaagagcgGGGTATCTCCAGGTAGGGATGACTCATCCTCGGCTACGAACCCTCGAGCAGTTGGGACCAGGCTTTACTCAATGAGTCAGTCATCacattttgaatacattttaatggcAAGAGTTCAAGAGGTGGATGCACATGAAATACATATAAGACTGGGAATATTTGGACCGTTACTCAATTCTCGGTCTTCAAGTTCTGAGCTTGAGcaaattcaatttgaaataaaactggaTGGTACAAGTCTCAACTTTAATTTTAATAGGTTTATGCCAATATTATAAGGGCTATGTGAACGATAAATCGCTTTAAACACAGTGCCCAATTTTTAGGGATATACGTCAAACAATatgtttaattatttgtatcatTGCCGAAAGTCTTTGACCCAGACATCAGTAGACACTTGTATCTTTCCCTGTACTCTCCCCCAAAAAACTtccaacaggaaacagaatcaGATCAGAACAGATCATTCAtccttttaatacatttttactttgcaAAAGAAGTTGAAGCTCCAAGTTAAATAGgcaaatccatttttttttttttaaactaaaatatttgCTGCCGGGTAACTGGCCGACATGTTCAAACTGGAGCCGAACATAATTTCGGGTTTAGGCTGTCAGAGTTATTACTTAGTTTGATGGGTATTTTGATGTctaaaggaaaataatatacaatGGAAGGTCTATTGGTGAATTGGATCAGAATGAACAAGgctacatttgttttgttgatgtacTGATGTGTCTTCCTGTGGGACCTTGTTGTTAGTTTACAAAATCTTAActttctgtcttctgtctccttCCAGACTGGCCCAGGCTACTCAGGAGAGGACAGACCTCTATGCCAAGCAGGGACGTGGCAGCCAGTTCACCTccaaggaggagagggacaagTGGATCAAGAAGGAGCTGAAGTCGCTGGACCAGGCCATAAATGATAAAAAGAGGCAGATTGCAGCGATTCACAAAGACCTGGAAGACACTGAGACTTGTAAAGAGAAGAACCTGGAGCAATACAATGTAAGCAAATTCAAAACTGTGAAAATACTTTCCAGGAAGAAGATCAATAGTTTATTGCCACTAAAATGTGCttattttttccctccttttctcaacatttcttttgttgttgtcttgaaacattgtatttgtcttttttgaaattatttcttatttttactcTCCTAACCGAGAATCTGCCCTACATTGACGGTATCTCCTTAGAAACTCGATCAAGATCTGAATGAGGTGAAGACccgtgtggaggagctggacaaaAAATATTATGAGGTGAAGAACAGGAAAGATGAACTACAGAGTGAAAGAAAGTAAGAACCTCCTCTTTACCCTCTTGCCTTCTCTTTGAATTAATTGAGTTCAGCCCTGACTTGTGCTCATACTTTTTATTTGTAGTATGTATTTAGACATCTATCTTTACTGGAGACTTGCCTGTATCTTGCATTAAGCTAAAAGGTTGAATCTTTTCCGGTCTGGAACATTTAGTTACATATGAGGGTTTTGTCTACTCTGAATGTCACTGGGCCTTCTCTGTCCACTAATACTATGAGATTTACTTGAATAAAACAGACGATGATGCCTATGGCCACTGCTGCCAgacacctttttgttttgttttatatacatgtaaattatttttaagCCTGGATGAAGTGAATCCTTGGTTCGTAGTACAAAATTAATTCAAGACTGATTCTCCCCTGATTCATGACAAACAGAGCATTTCAGACAAGTGTtcattgaaaacaaataatgatTTTATCTAAATAACAGAATTCATGAGGGATGTCATGTTTGTTTCATATTAAATGTGTCATGCACCCTCAAGTCCACTGTGATCTATTGGGTGAAAAGGCAGCATAATGACTGCTTTAATCGAAGGAGCACAATCTGCACACCCCACAGCTGCAAGCTATTGGCAGTGTATAATCTAAAAATATGAACAGATAAAAATTACCCTAatggaaacaggaggaagatgGTTTTGGCAGTTTcattatttgaatataaaggaCAGGTTCCTAATTTGTCACCTGCAACTGTGGCTGCTGAGACCGTGTTTGCTTGCTGTAATCATTCCTCCTACAGATAATGGCCAGCAACAAATTCCCCCCTGAAGCTCTTAATGTTAATGACAAACTCCACAGGCTTATTTTGTGCCAAGAGTCTGATTAAAGTTAAGTCTGGGTCAAGTTAAAGTCATTTATGGATAGGGCTGGGCAAGATTATGACGCAGCACAAGGTTCGAACTGCTTTGTTGCAGAAGATGCGATGCCCCGTTTATCCAGGAACAGAATACAAATTCATCAggttttttataaagatcagtttgACTTGTGAGCAGAGGCGCTTGTTGACCTAAAAAATGATCCTTCGTTAATGGTGATCAAGGTAAAAGTTtgatataataatgatattgatttgaagtctCATCGCCCACCCCTATTTAGGGACCAAATTCCCTTTCTGTGTAAGTTATCGCTCACTGAAGCACAGCCAGAAAATACCTTCTCAATTGCATCAAAGTCAGTCTACACAATGCTGGGATCAGTAACTTTGATGGAatcaattaatttaaaaaaaaacatctgcgGAAAACATCTGCGGAAGTCATATGGTATGTCAGACAAATTTAGGAGTGTGTTTATAACAGGAGGAATGCTTGCAGCAGGCATATTGTCTTTTTTGTGTTGAGTTTTATCGTACAATGCCTCAGTtgatataaattatttaaatgtgggATAGATGAACcagaatatatttaatttaatgttcaCTACTCAAATCGATGAGCAAAAAATTACTATATAACTCCTTATTATATATTAACCAAAAATCCTCTTAAAGAGCACAGTCATTTCATTCTTGTGTcctagtttgtgtgtttgtccttgcTGACTATTCTTCTGCTCCTGGGAGCATCGTGTAATCGAGtaattgtgtttcagtgtttctggtGACATAAGTGTAACAGTGGGtgactgtctgtgtttgtccagCTACCTGTGGCGTGAGGAGAACGCAGAGCAGCAGGCCCTGGCAGCCAAACGCGAGGATCTGGAGAAGAAACAGCAGCTCCTTCGAGCGGCCACCGGCAAGGTTGGTTACTCTGTGCATGACTGCGTAGTTGCTGTATTACATAACTCATCTACAGGATATGTAATGCCCGCCGTCTGGActcaaatgaaagtgaaattgATGATACACTTACTTGAAGCTTAGTTATTATCTGATGATGAAGTCCGATTCTGTCATTTATCAGTGTGCTCTTTTATTGTTGCTGGgatatgtatgcatgtgttgTGGTAGCAGCATCTATGGGTGTGTTCCTGTCTCCTTTGCTTTCTGCTGGCTatcatttcctcctccttgtGGGTCCAATCCAGAACAGCTCCTTCCAGGTGTGACGTCACCAGCAGCGTCTTCCACAtccttgtgtctttttttgCAACTCCTTAAAAACACTGCCTTTAAATGTAGCCCTTCCTTGGTCTTCCAGCGGATTGTTGTCCATGGTATTGCTGACCATATATCTTTCTATGAGGCATCCAGATTGGGGTCTGTACCACATGTGCCAGCCAtagtggctgctgctgccgatCTTTTTATCAATGTTTGTGGCTTAAGGTTACTCAAGCTTCACAGCTTTGGAGGAGGGTGGTGATGCAAATAGCGTGGTTGATGGAGACCTTTGTTTAGTGATGAAGATAGTTTGAAAGACCTGGTGTCATAAGAACAGTCTCCCAAAGGGGCTGCTTAAGGATGTGAACTGTTAACCTTTATCGACAATAAGAAGAACGAATGGGCCAAACGCTTAAAAGAAGTATGAATATGTCAGATGTAACTGATGTGCTTCGAAGAGAAATGCTATCTCTTCATTACCTTGACATCGGTACCATCTGAGCAGGTGGCACAGACTGCACATAATACTTTCCCTATAGTGTGCCAACATGTTGCtgtctctggaaaaaaaacagtacaCAAGCTGTCTGCTGGTCTGAGGACTGTGGTTCTCTCGTCCTGTTTATGTTGTTTGATTATTGTAATAACCCACTGACCATGTGTCAAGCATACGACCAATCAGGGTCAAGAGTCCCAAAATGTGATGGGTAGGACCACCTAACAGTCTGAACATCCTGACATCACCCACTGACCCAACTTCAACAGAGTTGAAAGAAAAGCAATGCCCTGGCATAATCAGCCAGTGTTAACAAACCAAGGGCCCAGCAGCCTTCTGCAGTAAATATGGCGGAGTGGTTGGTATTGGTCCACGCTACTGGGTTTACTTTGTCATGACGGAGATTATGCTACAGGGAAAGGCACAGTTGCTATGGTACTTAAAATCATCTTGTGCAGCTATCCTCCTCTAAACCCTGGTGAACAATAAGCACACTAACCTTACCTGTAGCTGCTGTCCTACACATCTATTAAAATCCCACGTATTGACTTACTTGGTAATGTACTTTGAGACAGGAAATGGGCAAAGTAAAGATGAATCAAACCCCAGGTGAAAAGTTCCTCACTCTCCAAAATGAGCTCACCGGAATAGTGCGATGGACTCTCTTTGTAATTCAGCCAGTCGTCAGGAGAGGTGCATCAAATGTAATCATTCAGCTGCCTTATCACCGCTTGCTGAATTTCCATATGAATCACTGCTCTCAGCCTCGTCCAGTAACTGTCGTTTCTTCTGGGCAGATAGATCAATCAAATATCACTTTTGAATAATGTCTGGCTGACATGAAAGGAAGGCTGTGTGTGGCTTTATTTGCCAAATGtcctgcatttatttatttttcattggtCCTGGGTGACTCATCCCAGCTCAAGTCTTTGATGGACTCAATATCCTCTGCCGGTTGATTGTGTTGTGCAATATCCAGAAACTGCAAATTCCTTTTTCCGTTTTTGTTGCCTGTACCTTGCGATTCAAGGTACTGAAGCAATTGGAGCAGTTTctagaaacaaataaacacatcttTGTGATCTTCAGTATGCAGTTTTGCAAGTTTCAACAATTCTTTACATCACATCATTTAATATGTTTACTAATCCTTCTGTTAAACGTTAacctaataaaaaaaatataaaataaataaaaaatatgtctgctattgtgatgaaaaacaaagattataatAAGGAGTTTATATGTTTACCTGTATTTGATGCTGCTTagtgtgtgaaatgtttaaattgagATATTTTTGATTGGATTAAAAAACACGCTCCCATTGCTCTCGTTTTTTCTAGTCTATTCTGAACGGGATTGACAGCATCAACAAAGTCCTTGAGCATTTCCGTCGGAAAGGCATCAACCAGCATGTCATCAGTGGTTACCACGGCATAGTCATGAATAACTTTGAGTGTGAACCGGCTTTCTATACCTGTGTGGAGGTGACCGCTGGTACCAGGTAaggactgttttttttcttcaatttgatgttttcagtttaCTGACATTTTGCAATAAAACACATGGAGTCTGATTTTATCCCAGTAGTGGATGCAACATGTGCGTGTATCTCATTTTAAGACTGGGATTTCATTGCTAGATCCTTTAAAGCTGGATGAGAGAAACACttgaatatgtgtttttttttatcactcaAGTAACTCAACAAAATGTATTCAGAGAAATTAATTTCCCTCTTTTGTTTCAAAGACTTATTCACATTTATTAAGTTTTCATTCAGACAGTGGCTGAACCTCAAGCATTCACTCAATATATAAATTGTGAAGTCTGTTACAACAACAGTGGCATGCTTCCTTCATgctaataaaaatgtgtctgctGGATATATGGCGCAAACTTGTGTTAATGTCACAGTATATTCTATTCCTTGGGGATTATAATGCTTGATTTATATTGTCATTTCGTGACTGTGGCAAACCTATTGACtcatatctttttctctttttcctccgtCCTGCTCGTGATTTCTAGATTGTTCTACCACATTGTGGAGACTGATGAAGTCAGCACCAAAATTCTGACAGAGTTCAACAAAATGAACCTGCCAGGAGAAGTCACATTCCTGCCCTTGTCCAAGCTGGACGTCAGGGACACAGCTTATCCAGAGACAAATGTAAGGGACATGCAGAAATAGCTTCTGGTACTTTTTTAGTCCGTAAATGTAGGCATTTACTGTAGGTCCTTGACTTCAATTTTACCAATTATAACAAATGTGTATTCAACTTTTAACCAGTCAATAGTcagttttaattcaattttttgcTTATAccaatgttttatttgtccCTTTAGGATGCCATTCCCATGATCAGCAAACTCCGCTATAGCAACCCCTTTGACAAGGCCTTCAAGCATGTGTTTGGGAAGACCCTGATCTGTCGCAGCATGGAGGTTTCCACCCAGCTGGCCAGGGCGTTCACCATGGACTGTATTACTCTGGAGGGTAAGCTGAAAATCCAGTGACAGTACAGTCACACCACAACACAGAAGGATGTTGCAACTCTGACAAATGACACTTTTGCGTTTCGGACTAAAACTGAGTTGGCGGGAATTTGAACTGTGTAATAGCTGATGCTGTTGAGTCAAACCTCTTTCCCAGGTGGCCTCTGCAGTTCCAGGCTGTGATAAATGTTTTAGTATTAGCAGTATGTAACTACCCATCATGTCTGAGCCATGCTTCATGTTAAACTATCTGCCCCTCTACTGATATAAGACTTGCATTAGCCTGATAGGGATGCAGTGGCCTTTTACATTCAGCAGTGTTTCCCCTTGGATTTCCTGTAGCAGCAGGGGAACCTTTAGTTGTTCAGTAGTTTACGGTGTACTGGTGGTGCATTTCTTGGCAGCAAGACGACATAATGTGCGTCTGCCCTAATCCTTTTGTTGTGACCTCCCAGGTGACCAGGTTAGCCAC
Protein-coding sequences here:
- the smc3 gene encoding structural maintenance of chromosomes protein 3, translating into MYIKQVIIQGFRSYRDQTVVDPFSPKHNVIVGRNGSGKSNFFYAIQFVLSDEFSHLRPEQRLALLHEGTGPRVISAFVEIIFDNSDNRLPIDKEEVSLRRVIGAKKDQYFLDKKMVTKNDVMNLLESAGFSRSNPYYIVKQGKINQMATAPDSQRLKLLREVAGTRVYDERKEESISLMKETEGKREKINELLKYIEERLHTLEDEKEELAQYQKWDKMRRALEYTIYNQELNETRAKLDELSSKRETCGDKSRQLRDAQQDARDKVEETERVVRELKSKISAMKEEREQLSAERQEQIKQRTKLELKTKDLQDELAGNSEQRKRLLKERQKLLEKIEEKQKELQETEPKFNMVKEKEERGISRLAQATQERTDLYAKQGRGSQFTSKEERDKWIKKELKSLDQAINDKKRQIAAIHKDLEDTETCKEKNLEQYNKLDQDLNEVKTRVEELDKKYYEVKNRKDELQSERNYLWREENAEQQALAAKREDLEKKQQLLRAATGKSILNGIDSINKVLEHFRRKGINQHVISGYHGIVMNNFECEPAFYTCVEVTAGTRLFYHIVETDEVSTKILTEFNKMNLPGEVTFLPLSKLDVRDTAYPETNDAIPMISKLRYSNPFDKAFKHVFGKTLICRSMEVSTQLARAFTMDCITLEGDQVSHRGALTGGYYDTRKSRLELQKDMRKAEEELGELEAKLNENLRRNIERINNEIDQLMNQMQQIETQQRKFKASRDSILSEMKMLKEKRQQSEKTFMPKQRSLQSLEASLHAMESTRESLKAELGTDLLSQLSLEDQRRVDDLNDEIRQLQQDNRQLLNERIKLEGIMTRVETYLNENLRKRLDQVEQELNELRETEGGTVLTATTSELDSINKRVKDTLARSEDLDMLVDKNEAEIKDHIKSMDRWKNIEKDQNDAINHDTKELEKMTNRQGMLLKKKEECMKKIRELGSLPQEAFEKYQTLTLKQLFRKLEQCNTELKKYSHVNKKALDQFVNFSEQKEKLIKRQDELERGHKSIMELMNVLELRKYEAIQLTFKQVSKNFSEVFQKLVPGGKATLVMKKGDAEGSQSQDEGEGGADSEKGSGSQSSVPSVDQFTGVGIRVSFTGKQGEMREMQQLSGGQKSLVALALIFAIQKCDPAPFYLFDEIDQALDAQHRKAVSDMIVELAGHAQFITTTFRPELLESADKFYGVKFRNKVSHIDVITAEQAKDFVEDDTTHG